One window of the Candidatus Bathyarchaeota archaeon genome contains the following:
- a CDS encoding YgiT-type zinc finger protein: MIKREQEFNKSLREKFSSNLGEFKEKTYFKSNKRVIKGMHVRVCNICGETINKFNICFLCKL, translated from the coding sequence ATGATTAAAAGAGAACAGGAATTTAACAAAAGTTTAAGGGAAAAGTTTTCAAGCAATCTTGGAGAATTTAAAGAAAAAACTTATTTTAAATCTAATAAAAGAGTAATTAAGGGAATGCATGTTAGAGTATGCAACATATGTGGGGAAACTATAAATAAGTTTAATATATGTTTTCTTTGCAAACTTTGA
- a CDS encoding TIM barrel protein, with protein sequence MKVYLGPAGIPGSTEEKTTLNGLMKVSELKLNAMEVEFVRSIYLNRKAAEEVGDLAKQLKIQLTVHAPYFINLLSEKKDVVESSKKRVLDSLDKAEAMNAEAVVVHAAYYGKLSEEEAFNKMREITLSILDKGFKPKLAYETMAKKTQFADLDTLLKLINEVKSNRLTACVDFAHLFVRENGKINYGEILNKLKEFTHIYSHFSNVKYNVKTKKFMDVHEPINNHPPFKPLAEEILKRKINITIISESPILELDSLKMKKILQDLGLKT encoded by the coding sequence ATGAAAGTTTATTTAGGGCCTGCTGGTATTCCCGGTTCAACTGAAGAAAAAACAACTTTAAATGGTTTAATGAAAGTTTCAGAGTTAAAATTAAACGCTATGGAAGTTGAATTTGTAAGAAGCATTTATTTAAATAGGAAAGCTGCTGAAGAAGTAGGTGATTTAGCTAAACAATTAAAAATTCAATTAACTGTGCATGCACCTTACTTTATTAATCTCCTTTCTGAAAAAAAAGATGTTGTTGAATCTTCTAAAAAAAGGGTTTTAGATTCTCTTGATAAAGCTGAAGCTATGAATGCTGAAGCTGTTGTGGTTCATGCTGCTTATTATGGAAAATTAAGCGAGGAAGAAGCTTTTAATAAAATGCGTGAAATAACCCTAAGTATTTTAGATAAAGGGTTTAAACCTAAACTTGCTTATGAAACAATGGCTAAAAAAACTCAATTTGCTGATTTAGATACATTGCTAAAATTAATTAATGAAGTAAAATCTAATCGATTAACAGCTTGTGTTGATTTTGCTCATTTATTTGTTAGAGAAAACGGTAAAATAAATTATGGTGAAATACTAAATAAACTTAAAGAATTTACACATATTTACTCTCATTTTTCAAATGTTAAATATAATGTAAAAACAAAAAAATTTATGGATGTGCATGAACCTATAAATAATCATCCACCTTTTAAACCTTTAGCTGAAGAAATTTTAAAAAGAAAAATTAATATAACAATTATTAGTGAAAGCCCAATTTTAGAGCTTGATTCTCTTAAAATGAAGAAGATTCTGCAAGATTTAGGTTTAAAAACATAA
- a CDS encoding PLP-dependent cysteine synthase family protein, with product MVNNILDLIGNTPMVKVNYLNPNPKVELYLKLEKFNPGGSVKDRIAKYMIEQAEKTGKLTKDKIVIEPTSGNTGIGLALVCRVKGYNLTLVMPETMSLERRQILIALGAKIILSEGSKGMNGAEDLAREIVSRNPDKYFMPNQFANPANVLAHYETTAEEIWRDTKGKITHFVAGIGTSGTLMGVSKRLKEYNPDIQIIAVQPKAGTTIQGLKNLQVQYVPEIWRRELVDEIYEVDPNEAEEMARLLTLQEGIFVGPSSGAIFKIALKKAEEIERGVIVAIAPDGGEKYLSTTLCNPALCLKCALKYGIRCAYSDGTPIIKASSLQREEVSP from the coding sequence ATTGTAAACAATATTCTAGATCTTATCGGTAATACGCCAATGGTTAAAGTAAATTACTTGAATCCAAACCCAAAAGTTGAGCTTTATTTAAAGCTTGAGAAGTTTAATCCAGGCGGATCTGTTAAAGATCGTATAGCTAAATATATGATTGAGCAAGCTGAAAAAACTGGTAAACTTACTAAAGATAAAATAGTTATAGAGCCTACAAGCGGTAACACTGGAATTGGTTTAGCTTTAGTTTGCAGAGTAAAAGGTTATAATCTTACACTTGTTATGCCTGAAACAATGAGTTTAGAAAGAAGACAGATTCTTATAGCTTTAGGAGCGAAAATAATTTTAAGTGAAGGTAGTAAAGGAATGAATGGAGCTGAAGATTTAGCTAGGGAAATTGTTAGTAGAAACCCTGATAAATATTTTATGCCTAATCAATTTGCGAATCCAGCTAATGTTTTAGCTCATTATGAGACTACAGCTGAAGAAATATGGAGAGATACTAAAGGTAAAATAACACATTTTGTTGCTGGTATAGGAACAAGCGGAACACTTATGGGTGTTTCAAAAAGACTTAAAGAATATAATCCTGATATTCAAATTATTGCTGTTCAACCAAAAGCAGGTACAACAATACAAGGTTTAAAAAATCTTCAAGTTCAATATGTTCCTGAAATTTGGAGAAGAGAATTAGTGGATGAAATATATGAGGTGGATCCTAATGAAGCGGAAGAAATGGCTAGGCTTTTAACTTTACAAGAAGGAATATTTGTTGGACCAAGCTCAGGTGCAATATTTAAAATCGCATTAAAAAAAGCTGAGGAAATAGAGAGAGGAGTTATAGTAGCGATTGCTCCTGATGGAGGAGAAAAATATTTATCTACAACTTTATGCAATCCCGCTCTTTGCTTAAAATGCGCATTAAAATATGGTATTAGATGCGCGTATAGCGATGGAACACCTATAATAAAAGCTTCCTCTCTTCAAAGAGAGGAGGTTTCACCATAA
- a CDS encoding ABC transporter ATP-binding protein, giving the protein MIEVFNLEKIYSIGSVKVYALKGINLSIKKGEFIAVVGPSGCGKSTLLNLLGALDKPTKGKIIVDGIDITQLTDKQLAKFRNLKVGFIFQSYNLINRSSVLKNVELPAIVSGVPAKIRRMKALTLLKLVGLEEKVYRKPMELSGGEQQRVAIARALINDPAIILADEPTGNLDSKTGNEIIQLLTKINKERNATIVMVTHNLELANKTDKIIWLKDGQIEKIIKPF; this is encoded by the coding sequence ATTATTGAGGTATTTAATTTAGAAAAAATTTATAGTATAGGTTCTGTTAAAGTGTATGCGCTTAAAGGAATTAACCTTTCTATAAAGAAGGGGGAATTTATAGCTGTGGTTGGTCCAAGTGGTTGCGGAAAATCTACACTTTTAAATTTACTTGGAGCTTTAGATAAACCTACGAAAGGTAAAATAATAGTTGATGGAATTGATATAACTCAGTTGACTGATAAACAATTAGCTAAATTTAGAAATTTAAAAGTTGGCTTTATATTCCAATCTTATAACTTAATAAATCGAAGCAGTGTCCTTAAAAATGTAGAGTTACCAGCTATTGTTAGTGGGGTTCCAGCCAAAATTAGACGAATGAAAGCTTTAACCCTTTTAAAACTTGTAGGTTTAGAAGAAAAAGTTTATAGAAAACCTATGGAGCTTAGTGGTGGTGAACAACAAAGAGTTGCTATTGCTAGAGCGTTAATAAACGATCCAGCAATTATTTTAGCTGATGAACCAACTGGAAATTTAGATTCAAAAACTGGAAACGAAATAATTCAACTTTTAACTAAAATAAATAAGGAGCGTAACGCTACTATAGTGATGGTTACCCATAACTTAGAGTTAGCTAATAAAACTGATAAAATAATATGGTTAAAGGATGGTCAAATTGAAAAAATTATTAAACCATTTTAA
- a CDS encoding carboxypeptidase regulatory-like domain-containing protein, with translation MVAFIKRFKTLILLYILMISFFLLNVKPVKLFKVDNVTVSPGKFSHFLGKNFPKSDLIVLEYPKSIILTKTKGELLFNVTLTNLNQSDIFHSPNKQSYATSQINKSITIYIPPEFEIGNGISSIWTSFTNDYNPQSVSLSKTQINDPIAPGWWKLSIEKLTIVTCNPNVKERKFLANTTQYIRIFNVTSPSIAGRYFFKVFITVYTSSSYEVFSIGTENFPTIIVSAGLNPAYISGVIKYCGKLKPHLYGLPLDSTQHFDGTILLPNGYGGKVYAKGFSEDGKIIEAQAYFNATAKGRYVLYGLEAGTYNITVQAAGYKTKIIEGISVKAGQSLENVDIYMEDGLEVSGVVYSKHRGIEVSWGYTYNYMNPFTSKKKFIRIEVTDLNENILMETPLVLIDALHLKTKPRDELEPSSSIYKFSLRYESNWDGHIPQDYANYTSGLSSGDYYIKAYVSGYVQIYYPVIHVTNETLMVKVDVELQKTSYFEFTIYFMEGSINRLIPSYTRVSGFLYAEILDSMGKVAGFNISYVPVGVKNFTIQVHGFDLWNRFINEESKRIAWIYARDKGLLPGNYKVNILFINGSVDIIALNALLVASPELREIFPIQTQTLTTAFPQQILELASRETSLYIQLDYVAASIGYFCNSPSITSIKLLKAGGLDVTFYSIDWEKPSLIKPWRHPGAPIRIEIYNSKGNLISSIYGVQPPPPYASVRVSTEGFMQWGNGPLFPIQAIGLKPDIYKLKVYTLGYLEDFHTFSYDLPVNYGTITDSKYNLIIGASIEVTLIFKTEGIFTPINNQLPYVWPINNLDATPARIELFNENGEFKAAKLIYIPKDLNQFTFNIFGFNSYCGNPRILWTNFYDTVDAIMQKDYGIKEDTYLLRVSIPGYYQSNLLKINICSCSDIVSVVQSVERIAYIHGEVLWINQYNEALPLSWASLTVYSTNGFKEVYTFTIDGKYGMWVTAGKYDFAVYHPSLGSKYFEAGLIISWGSTIGIDFIYG, from the coding sequence ATGGTGGCATTTATAAAACGTTTTAAAACATTAATATTACTATATATTTTAATGATTTCATTTTTTTTATTAAATGTAAAACCTGTTAAGCTTTTTAAAGTTGATAATGTAACAGTTTCCCCAGGTAAATTCTCTCATTTTTTAGGGAAAAATTTTCCTAAAAGCGACTTAATTGTTTTAGAGTATCCAAAAAGCATTATATTAACTAAGACTAAAGGAGAGCTTTTATTTAATGTAACATTAACGAATTTAAATCAAAGCGATATATTTCATAGCCCAAATAAACAATCTTACGCTACATCTCAAATAAATAAATCTATAACAATATATATTCCTCCTGAATTTGAAATTGGAAATGGAATATCATCTATTTGGACAAGCTTTACAAACGATTATAATCCACAAAGCGTTTCATTAAGCAAAACTCAAATTAATGATCCTATAGCGCCAGGGTGGTGGAAACTTTCAATAGAAAAATTAACTATTGTAACTTGTAATCCAAATGTTAAAGAGCGTAAATTTCTCGCGAACACAACGCAATATATTAGAATATTTAATGTAACTTCTCCTTCAATAGCAGGTAGATACTTCTTTAAAGTTTTCATTACAGTTTATACATCTTCAAGTTATGAAGTTTTCTCTATAGGTACTGAAAATTTCCCAACAATAATTGTATCTGCTGGGCTTAACCCCGCATATATATCTGGGGTAATCAAGTATTGTGGAAAACTTAAACCACACTTGTACGGATTACCATTAGATTCTACACAACATTTTGATGGAACCATATTGCTTCCTAATGGTTATGGAGGGAAAGTTTACGCTAAAGGCTTTAGCGAGGATGGAAAAATTATAGAAGCTCAAGCATATTTTAATGCTACAGCAAAAGGAAGATATGTGCTTTATGGTTTAGAAGCAGGTACATATAATATTACTGTTCAAGCTGCAGGTTATAAAACTAAAATTATTGAAGGAATCTCTGTTAAAGCAGGGCAATCCCTAGAAAATGTTGATATATACATGGAGGATGGTCTAGAAGTTTCTGGTGTTGTCTATTCAAAACATAGAGGTATAGAAGTATCATGGGGATACACTTACAATTATATGAATCCATTTACATCTAAAAAAAAGTTTATACGAATAGAAGTAACTGATTTAAATGAGAATATTTTAATGGAAACACCATTAGTTCTTATTGATGCTCTTCATCTTAAAACTAAACCTAGAGATGAATTAGAGCCATCATCATCAATTTATAAATTTTCATTAAGGTATGAATCTAATTGGGATGGTCATATACCTCAAGATTATGCTAATTATACAAGCGGGCTCTCTTCTGGAGACTATTACATAAAAGCTTATGTTTCAGGTTATGTTCAAATCTATTATCCAGTTATCCACGTCACTAATGAAACATTAATGGTTAAAGTCGATGTAGAGCTTCAAAAAACTAGTTATTTTGAGTTTACAATATATTTTATGGAGGGTTCCATAAATAGGTTAATTCCTTCCTATACGCGAGTCAGCGGTTTTCTTTATGCAGAAATTTTAGATTCTATGGGGAAAGTTGCAGGTTTCAACATTTCATACGTGCCAGTTGGAGTTAAAAACTTTACAATTCAAGTTCATGGATTTGATTTATGGAATAGATTCATTAATGAAGAATCTAAAAGAATAGCTTGGATTTACGCTAGAGATAAAGGACTTTTACCAGGAAACTATAAAGTAAATATTCTTTTTATAAATGGCAGTGTTGATATAATCGCTTTAAATGCTTTATTAGTTGCTTCACCTGAGCTTCGAGAAATTTTTCCAATACAAACTCAAACTTTAACAACAGCTTTTCCACAACAAATTTTAGAGTTAGCAAGTAGAGAAACATCTCTCTATATTCAATTAGATTATGTCGCAGCATCTATAGGATATTTCTGTAATTCCCCAAGCATAACGAGTATAAAACTTTTAAAAGCTGGAGGTTTAGATGTAACCTTTTACTCCATAGACTGGGAGAAACCCTCACTCATTAAGCCATGGCGTCACCCAGGAGCTCCAATAAGAATTGAAATATACAACTCTAAAGGAAATCTTATAAGCTCTATTTATGGAGTTCAACCTCCACCACCATACGCAAGCGTTAGAGTTTCAACAGAAGGCTTTATGCAATGGGGAAACGGACCGCTTTTTCCTATTCAAGCAATAGGCTTAAAACCTGATATATATAAGTTAAAAGTTTATACTTTAGGTTATTTAGAAGATTTTCATACATTTTCTTATGATTTACCTGTTAACTATGGAACAATAACTGATAGTAAATATAATTTAATTATAGGCGCCTCTATAGAAGTCACATTAATATTTAAAACAGAAGGCATTTTCACACCAATAAATAATCAATTACCTTATGTTTGGCCTATTAACAATTTAGATGCTACTCCAGCTAGAATAGAATTGTTTAACGAAAATGGAGAATTTAAAGCTGCAAAACTTATTTATATTCCAAAAGATTTAAATCAATTCACCTTTAATATTTTTGGTTTTAACTCTTATTGTGGGAATCCTAGAATTCTTTGGACAAACTTTTATGATACAGTAGATGCTATTATGCAGAAAGATTATGGAATTAAGGAAGATACATACTTATTGAGAGTAAGCATACCAGGATACTACCAAAGCAATTTACTCAAAATAAACATATGTTCCTGTAGCGATATTGTTTCAGTAGTGCAAAGTGTAGAGCGAATAGCCTATATTCATGGTGAAGTTTTATGGATAAACCAATATAATGAAGCTTTACCTTTATCTTGGGCTTCTTTAACAGTTTACTCAACTAATGGATTTAAAGAAGTTTACACCTTCACTATAGATGGTAAATATGGGATGTGGGTTACAGCTGGAAAATATGATTTTGCAGTTTATCATCCAAGCTTAGGCTCAAAATATTTTGAAGCTGGGTTAATCATATCTTGGGGTTCTACAATAGGCATAGACTTCATATATGGTTAA
- a CDS encoding VapB-type antitoxin: MSAIVSVRIKKEIKEELEKAGINISKEIKKTLEDLAWQVKIKKQIEKWNAILAKIKPSEEGFSVRSVREDRESH; the protein is encoded by the coding sequence ATGTCTGCAATTGTTAGCGTTAGAATTAAAAAAGAAATAAAAGAAGAGCTTGAAAAAGCTGGAATAAACATAAGCAAAGAAATTAAGAAAACGCTTGAAGATCTAGCTTGGCAAGTAAAGATTAAAAAACAAATTGAAAAATGGAATGCGATCTTAGCTAAAATAAAGCCTAGCGAAGAAGGTTTTTCTGTGAGGAGCGTGCGCGAGGATCGTGAAAGTCATTGA
- a CDS encoding type II toxin-antitoxin system VapC family toxin, which yields MKVIDSSSLTKFFSREEGWQKVEKILLEGAVTLDLSIKEVANALWKKVLSQEAKIEDVEEILKDLIKSNAIKLHCQEDYLIAAFRIAVKHKITVYDSLFIELAKSINLELVTSDDKQAEIAKKEGIKVMKV from the coding sequence GTGAAAGTCATTGATTCCTCTTCTTTAACGAAATTCTTTTCTAGAGAAGAGGGATGGCAAAAAGTGGAAAAAATCCTTCTAGAAGGCGCTGTAACTTTAGATCTTTCAATTAAAGAAGTTGCTAATGCCTTATGGAAAAAAGTCTTATCTCAAGAAGCCAAAATTGAAGATGTAGAAGAAATATTGAAGGATTTAATTAAATCGAATGCAATTAAACTCCATTGCCAAGAAGATTATTTAATTGCTGCATTCAGAATAGCTGTTAAGCATAAAATAACAGTATACGATTCGCTTTTCATCGAGCTTGCAAAAAGCATTAATCTAGAGCTAGTTACTTCGGATGATAAACAAGCAGAGATCGCGAAAAAAGAAGGAATCAAAGTAATGAAAGTATAA
- a CDS encoding ABC transporter permease gives MNFLELIKMALSALNERKLRTSLTMLMVVIGSTLITSLNGLNAGVSVFIYDQLSMLGGNMLIISPSGSTNLFNSRETGKIPLTSQTVKTLSRIKWVDDTIPFIRGVATIQLAKKETSILIVGMDQNKFKLVVPKAELLKGVFVSPTDSAGIVLGYKIAYDEKGELKFNIGQTLVLKVSKVEVIGGTQKVVLKEKTFQVKGVLKELGNQLIDEQAYVSLSAAAALFGKTNEYDGIYVITKDTKYNDEVEKTIRRIYGSNIGITSPKAIAETINNIVSTFNAYIFSIAFVSLLVGAIGIITTLFTSVMERTREIGLLKALGFNNTIILLLFLFESMIIGGAGGVLGFATGIIGAHLLAKIIPFGITGIKPVFYIKNVLYIWLLVFTLSILAGLYPAWRASKLNPIEALRKE, from the coding sequence ATGAATTTTTTAGAGCTTATTAAAATGGCTTTATCAGCTTTAAATGAAAGAAAATTAAGAACAAGTTTAACAATGTTAATGGTGGTGATAGGTTCAACCTTAATAACTTCACTTAACGGATTAAACGCTGGTGTCTCAGTATTTATATATGATCAACTTAGCATGTTAGGGGGAAACATGTTAATAATAAGTCCTTCAGGATCAACGAATTTGTTTAACTCTAGAGAAACTGGAAAAATTCCATTAACTTCTCAAACAGTTAAAACATTATCTAGAATTAAATGGGTTGATGATACTATACCTTTCATAAGAGGAGTTGCAACAATTCAACTTGCAAAAAAAGAAACATCAATACTAATTGTTGGAATGGATCAAAATAAATTTAAGCTTGTTGTTCCAAAAGCAGAGCTTCTTAAAGGAGTTTTTGTTTCTCCCACAGATTCCGCAGGTATAGTGTTAGGTTATAAAATAGCTTATGATGAGAAAGGAGAATTAAAATTTAATATTGGTCAAACATTAGTTTTAAAAGTAAGCAAAGTAGAAGTTATAGGTGGGACTCAAAAAGTTGTATTAAAAGAAAAAACTTTCCAAGTTAAAGGTGTACTAAAGGAATTAGGAAATCAACTTATAGATGAACAAGCATATGTATCTCTTTCAGCTGCTGCTGCACTTTTTGGTAAAACAAATGAGTATGATGGCATATATGTAATTACTAAAGATACAAAATATAATGATGAAGTGGAAAAAACCATAAGACGTATTTACGGCAGTAACATAGGAATAACATCACCTAAAGCTATAGCTGAAACAATAAATAATATCGTATCAACTTTCAACGCTTACATATTTAGTATAGCTTTTGTATCGCTTTTAGTTGGGGCAATTGGCATTATAACAACTTTATTTACTTCTGTAATGGAAAGAACACGTGAAATAGGATTGCTAAAAGCATTAGGGTTTAACAATACCATAATTCTTCTATTATTTTTATTTGAATCTATGATTATAGGTGGAGCTGGAGGAGTTTTAGGTTTCGCCACAGGTATAATTGGGGCGCATTTGCTTGCTAAAATAATTCCTTTTGGAATCACAGGTATAAAACCAGTATTTTATATTAAAAACGTACTTTATATATGGTTGCTTGTTTTTACATTAAGTATACTAGCTGGTTTATATCCAGCCTGGAGAGCATCTAAACTTAATCCTATAGAAGCTCTTAGAAAAGAGTAA
- a CDS encoding YkgJ family cysteine cluster protein, whose product MNLQVLIPWRKTSFWYCSACGECCKKFHVPLTMFEYVEITSIFGKNVIELDLGKAYLRKNPLTKRCIFQKLKNKKWICGIQEIKPLACKLWPFIILTKSKQKNDEALFNYKGENFYIYVDKRCPNVKTGKPTNYLINKILPEVINLSINNKMKQVYSTSSQFTLQFLIRQIYKSLIKKERIEEKMLVKYGPVAQLG is encoded by the coding sequence ATGAATCTTCAAGTTTTAATACCATGGAGAAAAACCAGTTTTTGGTATTGCTCAGCTTGTGGAGAATGCTGCAAAAAATTTCATGTTCCATTAACAATGTTTGAATACGTTGAAATTACAAGTATTTTCGGAAAGAATGTAATTGAGTTAGATTTAGGTAAAGCATATTTAAGGAAGAATCCATTAACTAAAAGATGTATTTTCCAAAAATTAAAGAATAAAAAATGGATTTGTGGAATTCAAGAGATAAAACCTTTAGCTTGCAAACTTTGGCCTTTTATAATATTAACTAAATCGAAACAAAAAAATGATGAAGCATTATTTAATTACAAGGGAGAAAACTTCTATATTTATGTTGATAAACGATGCCCTAATGTAAAAACTGGTAAACCTACAAATTATTTAATAAATAAAATTTTACCTGAAGTAATTAATTTAAGCATTAATAATAAAATGAAGCAAGTTTACTCAACATCATCACAATTTACTTTACAATTCTTAATCCGCCAAATTTATAAATCACTTATTAAGAAAGAAAGAATAGAAGAAAAAATGTTAGTTAAATATGGGCCGGTAGCTCAGCTTGGTTAA
- a CDS encoding translation initiation factor eIF-2B has product MKKSIIINESVKKLKFDKKHGASQLTKEALKALKLIIKKDESKNLTEFLNNINKAGFKLANARPSMASLMNVISKTIYLINEEAKNFSLKELKEFSILKIDEAIFESETAINKIAELTSKVIKEKTIVTHSFSSTAIEAIKKSFVKKVIVSEGRPLFEGRKTVIQLSKFNIPTVLITDAALGFFISKEAEATLVGCDTILVDGSIVNKVGTYLLALAAKDNNIPFYVASEITKISPKNIHEVNLEEANKREVVENLPKNIEVKNLYFDITKSSLITALITEEGIIKPEEIKIKAQEFLKYINALKKFYNQNL; this is encoded by the coding sequence ATGAAAAAATCAATAATAATTAATGAATCTGTAAAAAAACTTAAGTTTGATAAAAAACATGGAGCAAGTCAATTAACTAAAGAAGCTCTTAAAGCATTAAAATTAATCATTAAAAAAGATGAAAGCAAAAACTTGACTGAGTTTCTAAATAACATTAATAAAGCAGGATTTAAACTTGCTAATGCAAGACCAAGCATGGCATCCTTAATGAATGTTATCAGTAAAACTATTTATTTAATTAATGAAGAAGCAAAAAATTTTTCCTTAAAAGAATTAAAAGAGTTTTCAATATTAAAAATTGATGAAGCAATTTTTGAATCTGAAACAGCTATAAATAAAATAGCTGAATTAACATCAAAAGTTATTAAAGAAAAAACTATTGTTACACATAGTTTCAGTTCAACAGCAATTGAAGCAATTAAAAAATCTTTTGTAAAAAAGGTTATAGTTTCAGAAGGTAGACCTTTATTTGAAGGTAGAAAAACAGTTATTCAATTATCTAAATTTAATATCCCAACAGTTTTAATAACTGATGCTGCTTTAGGCTTTTTTATTTCTAAAGAAGCTGAAGCTACTTTAGTTGGATGCGACACTATTTTAGTTGATGGTTCAATAGTAAATAAGGTTGGAACATACCTTTTAGCTTTAGCAGCTAAAGATAACAATATACCTTTTTATGTTGCTTCTGAAATTACTAAAATTTCACCAAAAAATATTCATGAAGTAAATTTAGAGGAAGCAAATAAAAGGGAAGTTGTTGAAAACCTACCTAAAAACATAGAAGTTAAAAATTTATATTTTGATATTACAAAATCAAGCTTGATTACAGCTTTAATAACTGAAGAAGGAATTATTAAACCTGAGGAAATTAAAATTAAAGCTCAAGAATTTTTAAAATATATTAACGCTTTAAAAAAGTTTTATAACCAAAATTTATGA
- a CDS encoding peroxiredoxin produces MDYPQEKKGIPLLGEDFPEMKVQTTYGVMELPKAFSGKWFVLFSHPGDFTPVCTTEFVAFQQRYEKFKALNCELIGLSVDQVFSHIKWIEWIKEKLGVEIQFPIIADTGMVANMLGLIHPGKGTNTVRAVFVVDDKAKIRIILYYPQELGRNIDEILRAIEAMQISDKNNVAIPANWPKNELVGDHVIIPPARDVKTVKERLEKAKAGEFECYDWWFCHKKLEKK; encoded by the coding sequence ATGGATTATCCTCAAGAAAAGAAGGGTATACCGCTTTTAGGAGAAGATTTTCCTGAAATGAAAGTGCAAACGACTTACGGTGTAATGGAGCTTCCAAAAGCCTTTTCAGGAAAATGGTTTGTATTGTTTAGTCATCCAGGGGATTTCACACCTGTATGTACAACAGAGTTTGTAGCTTTCCAGCAAAGATATGAAAAGTTTAAAGCTTTAAACTGTGAGCTTATAGGCCTTAGCGTAGACCAAGTCTTTTCTCATATAAAATGGATAGAATGGATAAAAGAAAAGCTTGGTGTTGAAATTCAGTTTCCAATAATTGCTGATACCGGCATGGTTGCTAACATGCTAGGTCTTATCCATCCAGGAAAAGGTACAAACACTGTTAGAGCGGTTTTCGTAGTGGATGATAAAGCAAAGATACGTATAATCCTTTATTATCCACAGGAGTTGGGTAGAAACATAGATGAAATTCTTAGAGCTATTGAAGCTATGCAAATATCTGATAAGAATAACGTTGCCATACCGGCTAATTGGCCGAAAAACGAACTTGTAGGAGACCATGTGATTATACCACCTGCTAGAGATGTAAAAACTGTGAAAGAAAGACTTGAAAAAGCGAAAGCAGGCGAATTTGAATGCTACGATTGGTGGTTCTGCCATAAAAAACTAGAGAAAAAATAG